One Nicotiana tomentosiformis chromosome 4, ASM39032v3, whole genome shotgun sequence genomic window carries:
- the LOC138910425 gene encoding uncharacterized protein, protein MATDKIDHTHPLFVHPLDTPSSILIPVKLTRSKNYGLWRRSMRIALQAKRKLGGIMYASDAHLVWEDLRERFDKVNRGTDSVSAYFTKLKELWAEYDAMVPIPNSKEYVEHLQQQRLMQFLSELNETYDQARRQILMKTIEPTLNQAYALIIEDENQNSNSTVGNKGDPIAMQAGKIQPRMQINRYKGKKSFVKCEYCNKPSHSKKNCYKLVGYPNDFKNRKTYAANIITGVFGNDKPIQECEGKGSNDALKTGPYFT, encoded by the exons ATGGCGACTGATAAAATCGATCACACGCATCCTTTGTTCGTACATCCTTTAGATACTCCTAGCTCGATTTTGATTCCTGTAAAGCTCACAAGATCAAAAAATTATGGATTATGGCGTCGATCAATGCGAATTGCACTGCAAGCTAAGAGGAAGCTAGG CGGAATTATGTATGCATCTGACGCGCATTTGGTTTGGGAGGATCTGAGAGAAAGGTTTGACAAAGTGAATCGT GGAACAGATTCTGTATCTGCATATTTCACAAAGCTCAAAGAGCTATGGGCTGAGTATGATGCAATGGTGCCTATTCCTAATTCGAAGGAATATGTTGAGCACCTTCAACAACAAAGGTTGATGCAGTTTCTAAGTGAACTTAATGAGACTTATGATCAGGCAAGACGACAAATTCTGATGAAGACTATAGAGCCAACTCTGAATCAagcttatgctttgataattgAAGATGAAAACCAGAATTCTAATTCAACTGTAGGAAATAAGGGAGATCCTATTGCTATGCAAGCAGGTAAAATACAACCAAGAATGCAAATCAACAGATATAAGGGAAAGAAGTCATTTGTGAAGTGTGAATATTGCAATAAGCCGAGCCATTCTAAGAAAAACTGCTACAAACTTGTTGGATATccaaatgatttcaaaaataggaaAACATATGCAGCTAACATAATAACTGGAGTCTTTGGAAATGATAAACCAATACAGGAATGTGAAGGGAAAGGCAGCAATGATGCATTGAAGACAGGGCCATACTTCACTTAA
- the LOC138910426 gene encoding uncharacterized protein, with translation MDIVGPLPLAPGKARFRVPEKIACDNGPQFIGAKVTKFLEDLKVKRITSSPYHPSTNGQAESTNKTIVQNLKKRLEAAKGRWPEELSRVLWAYRKTIKSSTEKTPFSLVYGAEALISVEVGEATLRFSQANEESNYEAMLINLELLEGRMNLAHVRMAEQKWRMDRYYNQRTNLRYFKVGTWS, from the exons atggacatcgtcggaccgttACCACTGGCTCCTGGAAAGGCaag gttcaGAGTACCGGAGAAAATTGCATGTGATAACGGGCCACAGTTTATCGGCgcaaaagtgacaaaattccttgaagatttgaaggtaaaAAGGATTACCTCGTCACCGTACCATCCGAGCACAAACGGACAagcagagtcaacaaacaaaacAATTGTGCAAAATCTGAAGAAAAGGCTAGAAGCAGCAAAAGGCCGCTGGCCCGAGGAATTGTCGCGGGTACTCTGGGCCTACCGAAAAACTATCAAATCTAGCACCGAAAAAACTCCATTTTCCCTCGTGTATGGCGCAGAAGCTTTGATATCGGTGGAAGTGGGGGAGGCCACTTTAAGGTTTTCCCAGGCAAATGAAGAATCAAACTATGaggcaatgctaatcaacttagAACTGCTCGAGGGACGCATGAACTTGGCACATGTAAGAATGGCAGAACAAAAGTGGAGAATGGATCGGTATTACAACCAAAGAACCAACCTTCGTTACTTCAAAGTAGGgacttggtcttga
- the LOC104106634 gene encoding WUSCHEL-related homeobox 4, translated as MYMGSSSGSLSMKVHQFTRGLILEHDSAAPSLTLGCKRLRPLAPKLSTSTNDPNIVTPPFDLKSFIRPESSTSPGKNSFNDDKKDSSQVESHPGGTRWNPTQEQIGILEMLYRGGMRTPNAQQIEQITVQLGKYGKIEGKNVFYWFQNHKARERQKQKRNSLGLSQSPRTPPAIVTSPLSFDTRGEVVREEDSPYKRKCRGWTFEYLEEEEKRNCREDNGDRTLELFPLHPEGMR; from the exons ATGTACATGGGATCATCATCAGGAAGCTTAAGCATGAAGGTGCATCAGTTCACACGTGGATTAATCTTAGAGCATGATTCAGCTGCTCCTTCACTTACACTTGGTTGTAAACGTTTGCGACCTCTTGCTCCTAAGCTCTCAACCTCCACAAATGATCCTAATATTGTCACTCCTCCTTTCGATCTTAAGAGCTTCATTAGACCTGAAAGTAGCACTAGCCCTGGAAAAAATTCATTCAACGACGACAAGAAAGACTCCTCTCAG GTGGAATCGCACCCGGGAGGTACAAGGTGGAATCCGACACAAGAACAGATAGGAATACTGGAAATGCTGTATAGAGGTGGGATGCGCACACCCAATGCCCAGCAAATCGAACAAATCACAGTACAGCTAGGGAAATATGGGAAAATAGAAGGGAAAAACGTGTTCTACTGGTTTCAAAACCACAAAGCTCGTGAGAGGCAAAAGCAGAAGCGCAATAGTCTTGGTCTTAGCCAAAGTCCAAGAACACCTCCAGCCATTGTCACTAGTCCTTTGTCATTTGACACTAGG GGAGAAGTAGTGAGGGAGGAAGATAGTCCATACAAGCGAAAATGCAGAGGTTGGACATTTGAATATTTGGAGGAAGAGGAAAAGAGAAACTGTAGAGAGGATAATGGTGATAGGACTCTTGAACTCTTCCCATTGCACCCAGAAGGCATGAGATGA
- the LOC104106636 gene encoding polyadenylate-binding protein 2-like, with protein sequence MALQVQQQTPVAGQNGVAATAGGGGGAVGSPPPVVGNSQVVVSTSLYVGDLDFNVNDSQLYDLFNQVGQVVSVRVCRDLGTRRSLGYGYVNYSNPTDAARAMEVLNFTPINGKSIRIMYSHRDPSIRKSGAANIFIKNLDKSIDNKALHDTFSSFGNILSCKIATDFNGQSKGYGFVQFDSEEAATSAIAKLNGMLMNDKQVYVGHFLRKQERDSAISKTKFNNVYVKNLAESTTDEELKKTFGEFGNITSAVVMRDADGKSKCFGFVNFENADDAAKAVEALNGKKFDDKEWYVGKAQKKSEREQELKSKFEQTAKEVVDKYKGVNLYIKNLDDTIDDDKLKELFSEFGTVTSCKVMRDPSGISKGSGFVAFSTPEEASKALSEMNGKMIVSKPLYVALAQRKEERRARLQAQFSQLRPVAMAASMAPRMPMYPPGAPGIGQQLFYGQAPPGMIPPQAGFGYQQQLVPGMRPGGAPLPNFFMPLVQQGQQGQRPGGRRGAGPVQQTQQPMPMMQQQILPRGRMYRYPPGRNGQEAPIPGLAGGMLSVPYDMGGMLPREAAMGQPMPISALASALANAPPEQQRTMLGESLYPLVDQLEHEHAAKVTGMLLEMDQTEVLHLLESPEALKAKVNEAMEVLKNVQQANSPADQLASLSLNDNLVS encoded by the exons ATGGCGCTACAAGTGCAGCAACAGACTCCGGTGGCGGGTCAAAATGGTGTGGCGGCAACGGCTGGTGGCGGCGGCGGCGCCGTCGGTTCACCGCCGCCGGTGGTAGGAAACAGCCAGGTTGTTGTGTCGACGTCACTGTACGTGGGTGACCTTGACTTTAACGTGAATGATTCGCAGCTATATGATCTGTTTAACCAGGTTGGTCAGGTAGTATCAGTTAGGGTTTGTAGGGACTTGGGTACTAGGAGATCCCTTGGTTATGGCTACGTGAACTACAGCAACCCGACAGATG CCGCCAGGGCAATGGAGGTGTTGAACTTCACTCCTATTAATGGGAAGTCCATTAGGATAATGTATTCTCATAGAGACCCCAGTATCCGTAAGAGTGGAGCAGCTAATATTTTTATTAAG AATTTGGACAAATCTATTGATAACAAAGCTTTACATGACACTTTTTCAAGCTTTGGGAACATTCTTTCTTGCAAGATAGCTACTGATTTTAATGGTCAGTCTAAGGGCTATGGTTTTGTACAATTTGACAGTGAAGAGGCTGCTACAAGTGCAATAGCTAAGTTGAATGGCATGCTTATGAATGATAAGCAGGTGTATGTTGGGCATTTTCTTCGTAAACAGGAAAGAGATTCTGCAATTAGCAAGACTAAATTCAATAACGTCTATGTGAAAAATTTGGCAGAGTCCACAACAGATGAGGAACTGAAAAAAACTTTTGGTGAGTTTGGTAATATTACTAGTGCAGTAGTGATGAGGGATGCCGACGGAAAATCCAAGTGCTTTGGGTTTGTCAATTTTGAAAATGCTGATGATGCTGCTAAGGCTGTTGAAGCTTTGAACGGGAAGAAATTTGATGATAAAGAGTGGTATGTTGGGAAAGCTCAGAAGAAGTCTGAAAGGGAACAAGAACTGAAAAGCAAGTTTGAGCAGACAGCCAAGGAGGTAGTAGATAAATACAAAGGAGTTAACTTGTACATTAAAAATTTGGATGATACCATTGACGATGATAAACTCAAGGAACTTTTTTCGGAGTTTGGCACAGTTACTTCTTGCAAG GTTATGCGAGATCCTAGTGGAATCAGCAAGGGATCTGGATTTGTTGCTTTCTCAACTCCAGAAGAAGCTTCCAAAGCT CTTTCTGAGATGAACGGGAAAATGATAGTTAGCAAGCCACTCTATGTTGCACTTGCTCAGCGCAAAGAGGAGAGAAGAGCTAGGTTGCAG GCACAATTTTCACAACTGCGGCCAGTTGCAATGGCTGCATCTATGGCTCCTCGTATGCCAATGTATCCTCCTGGTGCTCCTGGTATTGGACAGCAACTATTTTATGGGCAGGCTCCTCCTGGTATGATACCACCCCAG GCTGGTTTTGGCTATCAACAGCAGCTTGTTCCTGGAATGCGGCCTGGAGGAGCTCCTTTGCCCAACTTCTTTATGCCATTAGTCCAGCAGGGTCAGCAAGGCCAGCGACCGGGTGGTCGACGTGGTGCAGGGCCTGTGCAACAAACTCAGCAGCCCATGCCCATGATGCAGCAGCAG ATACTCCCAAGGGGAAGAATGTATCGGTATCCACCTGGTCGTAATGGGCAGGAGGCGCCAATACCAGGCCTGGCAGGGGGTATGCTTTCTGTTCCATATGACATGGGTGGCATGCTGCCTCGAGAAGCTGCTATGGGACAGCCTATGCCAATTTCAGCATTGGCTTCTGCCCTCGCAAATGCACCACCTGAACAGCAGAGGACG ATGTTGGGTGAAAGTCTGTATCCACTTGTTGATCAGCTGGAGCACGAGCATGCAGCAAAGGTGACGGGCATGCTTCTTGAGATGGATCAAACTGAGGTCTTGCATCTGCTTGAATCACCAGAGGCGTTGAAGGCCAAAGTTAATGAGGCTATGGAAGTTTTGAAGAATGTTCAGCAGGCTAATAGCCCTGCTGACCAACTAGCCTCGCTTTCCCTCAATGACAACCTTGTGTCTTGA
- the LOC104106637 gene encoding uncharacterized acetyltransferase At3g50280-like: MSSSSPTVQHISECFIKPLYESEESKKPVYLSSWDLAMLSVHYIQKGLLFTKPSSFKLDIFLQKLKESLSLTLVQFYPLAGRLSTLKQENPPLYTVFIDCVNTPGARFIHANLDLTISDILSPKDVPLVVQSFFDHDKAINHDGHELSLLTIQVTELIDGVFIGCSINHVLADGSSFWLFFNTFSEIFKANNGQKKQNIPISISKSPPIHNHWFPKGHGPIINLPYTHHNQFTSRHEAPNMRERFFHFSAVSLKKLKAKANIECNTTKISTLQALSAHMWRCITKVRNFPSDQMTSCRMAINNRARLDPPLPQEYFGNCIQTVRGNATASELLDQNLGWAAMKLHKSVINHNNKEIREWVEKLESGMVYQMGFFDPCSIMMGSSPRFDMYGNEFGLGKGVALRSGYANKFDGKVSLYQGIEGDGSMDLEVCLLPEFMASLESDEEFIDSLSS, translated from the coding sequence ATGTCTTCTTCTTCACCTACTGTTCAGCACATCTCAGAATGTTTCATTAAACCACTTTACGAATCCGAGGAATCTAAAAAACCTGTTTATTTATCATCATGGGATTTAGCAATGCTCTCAGTTCATTACATCCAAAAAGGTCTGCTTTTCACTAAACCTTCATCttttaaacttgatatttttTTGCAAAAACTTAAAGAATCCCTCTCACTTACCCTTGTCCAATTTTATCCCTTAGCTGGTCGACTTTCTACACTTAAACAAGAAAATCCTCCTCTTTACACTGTCTTTATTGACTGTGTTAACACCCCAGGTGCAAGGTTTATTCATGCTAATCTTGATTTAACTATTTCTGATATTCTTTCACCAAAAGATGTTCCTTTAGTAGTTCAATCATTTTTTGATCATGATAAAGCAATTAATCACGATGGACATGAATTATCTTTGTTAACTATTCAAGTTACAGAATTAATTGATGGGGTTTTTATTGGTTGTTCAATTAACCATGTATTAGCTGATGGTTcttctttttggcttttctttAATACTTTTTCTGAAATTTTCAAAGCCAATAATGGACAGAAAAAACAGAACATTCCAATTTCCATTTCTAAATCACCACCTATTCATAACCATTGGTTTCCAAAAGGACATGGTCCAATTATTAATCTTCCTTATACTCACCATAATCAATTCACTAGTAGACATGAAGCTCCAAATATGAGGGAAAGATTTTTCCATTTTTCAGCAGTGTCTTTGAAAAAACTCAAAGCAAAAGcaaatatagagtgtaatacaaccaaGATTTCAACTTTACAAGCTTTGTCAGCTCATATGTGGAGGTGCATAACTAAAGTTAGAAATTTTCCATCTGATCAAATGACAAGTTGTAGAATGGCTATAAATAACAGAGCAAGATTAGACCCTCCATTGCCACAAGAATATTTTGGTAATTGTATTCAAACTGTTCGAGGAAATGCCACAGCTAGTGAACTTCTTGATCAGAATCTTGGCTGGGCAGCTATGAAATTGCATAAATCTGTGATTAATCATAACAATAAGGAAATTCGTGAATGGGTTGAGAAATTGGAATCTGGTATGGTTTATCAGATGGGATTTTTTGATCCTTGTAGTATTATGATGGGGAGTTCACCAAGATTTGATATGTATGGAAATGAATTTGGATTAGGAAAAGGTGTGGCATTGAGAAGTGGATATGCAAATAAATTTGATGGGAAAGTGTCTTTGTATCAAGGAATTGAAGGTGATGGTAGTATGGATTTGGAAGTTTGCCTTTTACCTGAGTTTATGGCTTCTCTTGAATCTGATGAGGAGTTCATAGACAGTTTGTCAAGTTAA